A single window of Salvelinus namaycush isolate Seneca chromosome 11, SaNama_1.0, whole genome shotgun sequence DNA harbors:
- the c11h14orf119 gene encoding uncharacterized protein C14orf119 homolog codes for MMSWFFHVNQGSNQQPPVMMPPAAGALSSNTLDTANTAGQGWLCTQSSSSSPSLADFPSVPQGLVPPSLENLSCTSLKSAAGREPLPLSYVTLQEQRCVLSWFLSWSTAQRERFLQDLLGKAVPGKVCTLLESLNTLQVKDSPPNIFECQLRLWTQWFESWSEEERNSFLHILEERDPIFVADFYRGVAGTAGRD; via the exons ATGTCCTGGTTCTTCCATGTCAATCAAGGCTCAAACCAACAGCCCCCTGTCATGATGCCCCCAGCTGCTGGTGCCCTGTCTAgcaacacactggatacagctaACACTGCTGGGCAGGGTTGGCTCTGCACACAGTCCAGTTCGTCTTCACCCAGCCTGGCAGACTTTCCGTCAGTACCACAGGGTTTAGTGCCTCCCAGCTTGGAGAACCTATCTTGTACCTCTCTGAAGTCAGCGGCAGGCAGAGAGCCCCTACCACTCTCCTACGTAACTCTTCAGGAGCAGCGTTGTGTATTGAGCTGGTTCTTGAGCTGGAGCACTGCCCAGAGGGAAAGGTTTCTGCAGGACCTGTTGGGGAAAGCTGTGCCAGGGAAAGTGTGTACCCTTCTCGAGTCGCTCAATACGCTACAG GTTAAGGACAGCCCACCAAATATCTTTGAGTGCCAACTGCGCCTCTGGACCCAATGGTTTGAGTCAtggagtgaggaggagaggaacagtTTCCTGCACATTCTAGAAGAGAGGGACCCAATCTTTGTTGCCGACTTCTACAGAGGTGTAGCTGGGACAGCAGGCAGGGATTGA